The proteins below are encoded in one region of Aquisphaera giovannonii:
- a CDS encoding aminotransferase class I/II-fold pyridoxal phosphate-dependent enzyme has translation MAAPSPSPRAIDKLTAALKGNTLVRILEDFEARFPDAHMKDLVVDDVRGEREVLIEGKWVTNFGSDSFLGLDRDPRVLAAIRSGLHRWGSHNGTSRAFSSVRSNADAEDRLADWLGIEATLIYPSVTLANHGAIPGLVGRKDVIVLDELAHNSMQEGAKLAQAGGTRVATFPHSNPEGLEAALSKLRPYRLALVCVDGVYSMGGDLAPLAALREVASARDGVLYVDDAHGSGVLGPHGRGTVRDALGNYDDAIVVGSLSKAFSCAGGFVGCTAALKKLLKIRSNTYIFGGPVVPAYLEAIGQVLSILESAEYDRLRSRLDGHIDRLTRGLEALELVVSGGAAPIVSILVGDEADTLKAGRFLFDRGYYVQSVLFPAVPYHGGVLRVQCNANHSDDAIDGLVSAFDALAHSRIKLPRKGDRRGWGTAVLDKVAAYCAEKLVG, from the coding sequence ATGGCCGCTCCCTCCCCCTCGCCACGCGCCATCGACAAGCTCACGGCCGCCCTGAAGGGCAACACCCTGGTCCGCATCCTCGAGGACTTCGAGGCGAGGTTCCCGGACGCCCACATGAAGGACCTCGTCGTGGACGACGTCCGCGGCGAGCGCGAGGTCCTCATCGAGGGGAAGTGGGTCACCAACTTCGGCTCCGACAGCTTCCTCGGCCTGGACCGCGACCCGCGGGTCCTCGCGGCGATCCGCTCGGGCCTGCACCGATGGGGGAGCCACAACGGGACCTCCCGCGCCTTCTCCAGCGTCCGGTCGAACGCGGACGCCGAGGACCGCCTGGCGGACTGGCTGGGGATCGAGGCGACGCTCATCTATCCGTCGGTCACGCTCGCCAACCACGGGGCCATCCCCGGCCTGGTCGGCCGCAAGGACGTGATCGTGCTGGACGAACTTGCTCATAACTCCATGCAGGAGGGGGCGAAGCTCGCCCAGGCCGGCGGGACGCGCGTGGCCACGTTCCCGCACAGCAACCCGGAGGGGCTCGAGGCCGCCCTGAGCAAGTTGCGGCCCTACCGCCTGGCCCTCGTCTGCGTGGACGGCGTCTACAGCATGGGGGGCGACCTCGCGCCCCTGGCCGCGCTCCGCGAGGTCGCCTCGGCCCGCGACGGCGTCCTCTACGTGGACGACGCCCACGGCAGCGGCGTCCTCGGCCCGCACGGCCGCGGCACCGTTAGGGACGCGCTGGGCAATTACGACGACGCGATCGTCGTCGGATCGCTCTCCAAGGCCTTCTCGTGCGCCGGGGGCTTCGTCGGCTGCACGGCCGCGCTCAAGAAGCTGCTCAAGATCCGCTCCAACACGTACATCTTCGGCGGCCCGGTGGTCCCCGCCTACCTGGAGGCCATCGGTCAGGTGCTCTCGATCCTCGAGTCGGCCGAGTACGACCGGCTCCGCTCCCGGCTGGACGGCCACATCGATCGGCTGACCCGGGGGCTCGAGGCGCTGGAACTCGTCGTCAGCGGCGGCGCCGCGCCGATCGTCTCCATCCTCGTCGGCGACGAGGCGGACACGCTGAAGGCGGGCCGGTTCCTCTTCGACCGCGGCTATTACGTCCAGTCCGTCCTCTTCCCCGCCGTGCCCTACCACGGGGGCGTCCTGCGCGTGCAATGCAACGCGAACCACTCCGACGACGCGATCGACGGCCTGGTCTCGGCCTTCGACGCCCTGGCCCATTCGCGGATCAAGCTGCCCCGAAAGGGCGACCGCCGGGGCTGGGGCACCGCGGTGCTCGACAAGGTGGCGGCCTACTGCGCCGAAAAACTGGTGGGCTGA
- a CDS encoding redoxin domain-containing protein — protein sequence MGVMGWIGILAAVGLGGAGQPTTPAAGFRLQDHRGAWHTLDEARDRKVVVLAFLGTECPLAEAYAPRLAGVARDFEARGVAFFGIDANPQDGPVAIGRFAEKHGLPFPILKDTGGELADRLGAERTPEVFVLDGSRSVAYRGRIDDQYAIGVHRPSPTRNDLIDALDALLAGRPVAAPRTEAPGCKIGRAAKPAEDAGVTYAKQVSRILQSHCVACHRPGEIAPFSLMDYRQAAGWSSMIAEVVDEGRMPPWHASPEHGTFANDARLSADEKKAIREWAAAGAPEGNPADLPPPPRFVEGWQIPRPDLVLEMPRELEIPAEGSMPYQVVELDPKLTRDVWVRASQVRPGNPSVVHHVVVYVLPPGVEKIDEAGGDFLAAYAPGMPPRILADGVAKRIPAGSRIALQLHYTPRGTKQVDRSRIGLVFADPATVRKELMSGMALDVRLQIPPGTRDYVSRAEFRFSRPSLLLSLLPHMHLRGRSMTFVAEYPDGRREVLLDVPRYEFDWQNLYVLDRPKPMPEGTILHTEAHFDNSAENPNNPDPRRAVTFGEQTWDEMHVGYINFTLADQDLTLGMPAAKRLESGRYEVTFRHRPAGPAKAVAVVGTFTDWKERPLAMAGPDASGAYAATVELAPGAHEYKFLIDGETFREDPGNPHSAGFFRNSVIRLP from the coding sequence ATGGGAGTCATGGGGTGGATCGGGATCCTGGCGGCGGTGGGCCTCGGCGGGGCGGGACAGCCGACGACGCCGGCGGCCGGCTTCCGGCTCCAGGACCATCGGGGTGCCTGGCACACCCTGGACGAGGCCCGCGACCGGAAGGTCGTGGTCCTGGCGTTCCTGGGGACCGAGTGCCCGCTGGCCGAGGCGTACGCGCCCCGGCTGGCCGGCGTGGCCCGCGACTTCGAGGCGCGGGGCGTGGCCTTCTTCGGGATCGACGCCAACCCCCAGGACGGGCCGGTGGCGATCGGCCGATTCGCCGAGAAGCACGGGCTGCCCTTCCCGATCCTCAAGGACACGGGGGGCGAGCTGGCCGATCGCCTCGGGGCCGAGCGGACGCCCGAGGTCTTCGTCCTGGATGGATCGAGGTCGGTCGCCTACCGGGGCCGCATCGACGACCAGTACGCCATCGGGGTGCATCGACCCTCGCCCACGCGGAACGACCTGATCGACGCCCTCGACGCTCTACTCGCGGGGCGGCCGGTCGCGGCCCCGAGGACGGAGGCCCCCGGCTGCAAGATCGGCCGGGCCGCGAAGCCGGCCGAGGACGCCGGCGTGACGTACGCGAAGCAGGTCTCCCGCATCCTCCAGTCCCATTGCGTCGCCTGCCACCGCCCGGGCGAGATCGCCCCGTTCTCCCTGATGGACTACCGCCAGGCGGCCGGCTGGTCGAGCATGATCGCCGAGGTCGTCGACGAGGGGCGGATGCCCCCGTGGCACGCCTCGCCCGAGCACGGCACGTTCGCCAACGACGCCCGGCTCTCGGCCGACGAGAAGAAGGCGATCCGCGAGTGGGCCGCCGCCGGCGCACCCGAGGGGAATCCGGCCGACCTGCCGCCCCCGCCCCGGTTCGTCGAGGGCTGGCAGATCCCCCGGCCCGACCTCGTGCTGGAAATGCCCCGCGAGCTCGAGATCCCGGCCGAGGGCTCGATGCCCTACCAGGTCGTCGAGCTCGACCCGAAGCTGACGCGCGATGTGTGGGTCCGGGCCTCGCAGGTCCGGCCCGGGAATCCGTCGGTCGTCCACCACGTCGTGGTCTACGTGCTGCCGCCCGGCGTCGAGAAGATCGACGAGGCCGGCGGCGACTTCCTCGCCGCGTACGCCCCCGGGATGCCGCCACGCATCCTGGCCGACGGCGTGGCCAAGCGCATCCCGGCCGGGTCGAGGATCGCCCTCCAGCTCCATTACACACCCCGCGGGACGAAGCAGGTGGACCGGAGCCGGATCGGGCTCGTCTTCGCCGACCCGGCGACCGTCCGCAAGGAGCTCATGTCGGGCATGGCCCTCGACGTCCGCCTCCAGATCCCGCCCGGGACGCGCGACTACGTCTCGCGGGCCGAGTTCCGGTTCTCGCGCCCCTCGCTGCTCCTCTCGCTCCTGCCGCACATGCACCTGCGCGGCAGGTCGATGACGTTCGTCGCCGAGTATCCCGACGGCCGCCGCGAGGTCCTCCTCGACGTCCCCCGGTACGAATTCGACTGGCAGAACCTCTACGTCCTGGACCGGCCGAAGCCGATGCCCGAGGGGACGATCCTCCACACCGAGGCCCACTTCGACAACTCCGCGGAGAACCCCAACAACCCGGACCCCAGGCGTGCCGTCACCTTCGGCGAGCAGACGTGGGACGAGATGCACGTCGGCTACATCAATTTCACCCTCGCCGACCAGGACCTGACCCTCGGCATGCCCGCCGCGAAGCGGCTGGAGAGCGGCCGGTACGAGGTCACCTTCCGCCACCGCCCCGCCGGGCCGGCGAAGGCGGTCGCCGTCGTCGGCACGTTCACCGACTGGAAGGAGCGTCCGCTCGCCATGGCCGGCCCTGACGCGAGCGGCGCCTACGCCGCGACCGTCGAGCTCGCCCCCGGGGCGCACGAGTACAAGTTCCTCATCGACGGCGAGACCTTCCGCGAAGATCCCGGCAACCCCCACTCGGCCGGCTTCTTCCGCAACAGCGTGATCCGGCTGCCGTGA
- a CDS encoding ABC transporter ATP-binding protein yields MGSDREAGDDVAIRAVEVRKIYGMKDARVEALRGISAEVAHGERVGLLGKSGSGKSTFLNLLGGLDRPSSGGLHVGGSDLHALSKREMARFRSTTVGIIFQSFNLIASRTAVENVELPMVFAGESPRRRRAAALAALEAVGLGGRLDHRPHQMSGGENQRVAVARALVNRPRVILADEPTGNLDSQTARQVMALILDYVREHDATLVLVTHDEELAAACTDRIVRLVDGRIAAEGIV; encoded by the coding sequence ATGGGATCGGATCGCGAGGCGGGGGACGACGTGGCGATCCGGGCGGTCGAGGTGCGGAAGATTTACGGCATGAAGGATGCCCGGGTCGAGGCCCTGCGGGGGATCTCCGCCGAGGTCGCGCACGGCGAGCGGGTGGGCCTGCTGGGCAAGTCGGGCTCGGGGAAATCGACCTTCCTGAACCTCCTGGGCGGGCTGGACCGGCCCAGCTCCGGCGGGCTGCACGTCGGCGGGAGCGACCTGCACGCGCTCTCGAAGCGCGAGATGGCCCGCTTCCGGTCGACGACCGTCGGGATCATCTTCCAGTCGTTCAACCTGATCGCCTCGCGGACGGCCGTCGAGAACGTCGAGCTGCCGATGGTCTTCGCCGGCGAATCCCCTCGCCGTCGCCGGGCCGCCGCCCTGGCTGCGCTGGAGGCCGTCGGGCTGGGGGGGAGGTTGGATCACCGGCCGCACCAGATGAGCGGGGGCGAGAACCAGCGGGTGGCCGTCGCCCGGGCGTTGGTCAACCGGCCCCGAGTGATCCTGGCCGACGAGCCGACGGGCAACCTGGACAGCCAGACGGCGAGGCAGGTCATGGCCCTGATCCTCGACTACGTCCGCGAGCACGACGCCACGCTCGTCCTCGTCACCCACGACGAGGAGCTCGCCGCGGCCTGCACGGACCGGATCGTGCGGCTGGTCGACGGCCGGATCGCCGCCGAGGGCATCGTCTAG
- a CDS encoding TIGR03067 domain-containing protein: protein MFARLAATIAGLATLLGPSATPAADEPKQVLKIEGDLKKMQGDWVTIDEKTSSESIWKFDGEHVTLKTPTRAYDMRIKVDSEGKPEKKIDFDVSDSSPNAKGYKAQGIYKFDDDGTFKICFSDGEAGRPKEFKTDFGKSFAFDLKRKK, encoded by the coding sequence ATGTTCGCTCGCCTCGCCGCCACGATCGCGGGACTCGCCACCCTCCTGGGCCCCTCGGCCACGCCCGCGGCCGACGAGCCCAAGCAGGTGCTGAAGATCGAGGGCGACCTGAAGAAGATGCAGGGCGACTGGGTGACCATCGACGAGAAGACGTCGAGCGAGAGCATCTGGAAGTTCGACGGCGAGCACGTGACGCTGAAGACGCCGACGCGGGCCTACGACATGCGGATCAAGGTGGACTCCGAGGGCAAGCCGGAGAAGAAGATCGACTTCGACGTCTCCGACAGCTCGCCCAACGCCAAGGGGTACAAGGCGCAGGGGATCTACAAGTTCGACGACGACGGGACGTTCAAGATCTGCTTCAGCGACGGCGAGGCGGGCCGGCCGAAGGAGTTCAAGACCGACTTCGGCAAGTCGTTCGCCTTCGACCTGAAGCGGAAGAAGTGA
- a CDS encoding acyl carrier protein: protein MNGRDALRATLLELLEEEMGEDFGPIDEEADLREGLGLDSVDVVGLVMRVERHFRIRLAMEELMDVRQFAQLLDLVQSKLDGRGEEAGARGPQSHAA from the coding sequence ATGAACGGACGCGACGCACTCAGGGCGACCCTGCTGGAGCTGCTCGAGGAGGAGATGGGCGAAGACTTCGGGCCCATCGACGAGGAGGCCGACCTGCGCGAGGGCCTGGGCCTGGACTCGGTGGACGTGGTGGGGCTCGTCATGCGGGTGGAGCGGCACTTCCGCATCCGCCTGGCGATGGAAGAGCTGATGGACGTGCGGCAGTTCGCCCAGCTCCTGGACCTGGTCCAGTCCAAGCTCGACGGCCGCGGCGAGGAGGCCGGCGCCCGGGGTCCGCAGTCACACGCGGCGTAA
- a CDS encoding ABC transporter permease: protein MRWIDLLRFPLASLGQQKMRTCLTTLGVVFGAFVLAASLSIDEGVQRTIERESSRGDVARKVTVSSGWKEAEAKPADDAKVSGRMSPDRRERIRKVLAQRPRQGGAAAELIGLTPGRLDSLSRLPHVERVIPVVGEGGVATLGNRPEGASVSSGAGEAPEFRKRLIAGRAFESDDERSVLLSEMFAYRIGLVDDADLDQVLGRPLRIELRGREDGPSFYVSLADRSKSGGGREEQSALRQLAWQIPGVLDRFSLTGEEAASLRKAIRPGSTHVDPAVVADDFRVVGIFRGMTDEERKEAWAQFAANSDLVLPRRTAADLAFRDPTRREQGIDQAVLLVDDMRNVKEVVDRVEALGLRSHSIVNFIERERLTYLLIFGGMTCVAGVALLVSSLGIANTMLMSVLERRREIGIMKAVGAADWQLQAVFVLEGGLIGLVGGALGLLLAWSISFPGDAWVRSMVHSDMKIHLSGSIFAFPARIGVTVLLFTVAVTIVAALYPARRAAKVDPVSALRHD, encoded by the coding sequence GTGCGCTGGATCGACCTGTTGCGGTTCCCCCTGGCCTCGCTCGGCCAGCAGAAGATGCGGACGTGCCTGACGACCCTGGGCGTGGTCTTCGGCGCCTTCGTGCTGGCCGCCAGCCTGTCCATCGACGAGGGGGTGCAGCGGACGATCGAGCGCGAATCGAGCCGAGGGGACGTCGCGCGGAAGGTGACCGTCAGCTCCGGGTGGAAGGAGGCCGAGGCGAAGCCCGCGGACGACGCGAAGGTCTCCGGTCGGATGTCGCCGGATCGCCGCGAGCGGATCCGCAAGGTGCTGGCCCAGCGGCCCCGGCAGGGCGGGGCGGCGGCGGAGCTGATCGGCCTGACGCCGGGGCGGCTGGATTCGCTCTCGCGGCTCCCCCACGTCGAGCGGGTCATCCCGGTCGTCGGCGAGGGGGGCGTCGCGACGCTCGGCAACCGGCCCGAGGGGGCGAGCGTCTCCTCCGGCGCCGGGGAGGCCCCGGAGTTCCGCAAGCGGCTCATCGCGGGCCGGGCCTTCGAGTCGGACGACGAGCGCTCGGTCCTGCTGTCCGAGATGTTCGCCTACCGGATCGGCCTGGTCGACGACGCGGACCTGGACCAGGTCCTAGGCAGGCCGCTGCGGATCGAGCTCCGGGGCCGGGAGGACGGGCCGAGCTTCTACGTCTCGCTCGCCGACCGGTCGAAGTCCGGCGGCGGCCGGGAGGAGCAGTCGGCCCTCCGCCAGCTGGCCTGGCAGATCCCGGGCGTGCTCGACCGGTTCAGCCTGACCGGCGAGGAGGCCGCCTCGCTGCGGAAGGCGATCCGGCCGGGGTCGACGCACGTGGACCCGGCCGTCGTCGCCGACGACTTCCGCGTCGTCGGCATCTTCCGAGGGATGACCGACGAGGAGCGGAAGGAGGCCTGGGCCCAGTTCGCCGCCAACTCCGACCTCGTGCTGCCCCGGCGGACGGCGGCCGACCTGGCCTTCCGCGACCCGACGCGCCGCGAGCAGGGGATCGATCAGGCCGTCCTCCTCGTGGATGACATGCGGAACGTCAAGGAGGTCGTGGACAGGGTCGAGGCCCTCGGCCTGAGGAGCCATTCGATCGTCAACTTCATCGAGCGCGAGCGGCTGACCTACCTGCTGATCTTCGGCGGCATGACGTGCGTGGCCGGCGTGGCCCTGCTCGTCTCGTCGCTGGGGATCGCCAACACGATGCTGATGAGCGTCCTGGAGCGGCGCCGCGAGATCGGCATCATGAAGGCCGTCGGGGCGGCGGACTGGCAGCTCCAGGCCGTCTTCGTCCTCGAGGGGGGCCTGATCGGCCTGGTCGGCGGGGCGCTCGGCCTGCTCCTGGCCTGGTCGATCTCGTTCCCCGGCGACGCCTGGGTGCGCTCCATGGTCCACAGCGACATGAAGATCCACCTCTCCGGCTCGATCTTCGCCTTCCCCGCCCGGATCGGCGTGACGGTCCTCCTCTTCACCGTCGCCGTCACCATCGTCGCGGCCCTCTACCCGGCCCGGCGCGCCGCCAAGGTCGACCCGGTCTCGGCGCTCCGGCACGATTGA
- a CDS encoding serine/threonine-protein kinase, producing the protein MPRELGPDSLPLELAARVDRACDAFEAAWRDGRRPRVEDHLAVAPEADRPALLGPLLIAELEGRRAAGEAPDPTEYHARFPGLAAAVDAAFAAAGPPPVTLAGLTLRLVEPDRPARPPFALPDYEVLAELGRGGMGVVYKARHRRLNRVVAVKTLHAGSAAPEAITRLLAEAEAVARLRHPHIIQVHGIGDCDGRPFLEMEYVPGGSLADRLDGRPRPPRAAADLVEALARALHEAHRLGVVHRDVKPANVLVAEDGTPKLTDFGLAKLLGDSDNPAAVTRSGALLGTPSYMAPEQAAGRTREVGPATDVHALGALLYELTTGRRPFPGPSVADALEQVRSSEPPRPRSVAPGVPRDLETICLKCLEKDPRRRYDSAAALAEDLRRFLDGEVIQARPSGVAERAWRWCLRRPALAAMGAAVALLLAVIAVGAPLAALSWRHQRDLARDAARDATEKLWRSYLNEAHATRLGGREGRRTEALDLLARAAAIRPSGELRDEAIACLAVADLRVQREWEGLPVLNTGINFDPELARYARSDARGTVSVRRVADDAELLSLPAPEPPAPATALSFSPDGRHLAAIHAGRGYERLLHRVWDLADRRLALDLPTDLPGAASGFSPDGRLVAVGRPGRALEIYELATGGRVGGFSATPDLADIAFHPLGRLVALSSAADRVVQVRDVQTGAVAASLPHPTGAVGLAWSPDGATLASGGGDHRIRLWDVATSRLRIALEGHRAPVTRLSFRPSGEGLISGGWDGATRLWDTASGTSLVTATGVPLRLDAGGRRLAYYSAPRVGIREVADGDAFRRLRPERAAAEDAGPARVLGVDVDPEGRLLATAGNEGVRLWDLATSREVAHLPLAGSGAVLFDERGRSLITDGAPGLKIWPIRPESEGTAAAIRLGPPVEVPRPADRSDTPFACLSLAGSWLTAAHRPRQPAIVLELGRPDDCRPIPDRPGVDAVALSPDARWIALGGRGEPGIRIRERETGRLVTTLPGGVEGASGVRLAFSPDGGSLITGLQADYRCWRAGTWQLLWTSDRGRLHERPGPVAFAADGRLAAITPTSDMVRLVDAATGRAVAALESPEPEGVHALCFAPDGGRLAVATDGRAVAIWDLRRLRRHLAEMGLDWDLPPLPPPAAGEGGGGGEPIVVRVSEGESS; encoded by the coding sequence ATGCCCCGCGAACTCGGCCCCGACTCGCTGCCGCTCGAGCTCGCTGCCCGGGTCGACCGGGCCTGCGACGCCTTCGAGGCCGCCTGGCGCGACGGTCGCCGCCCTCGGGTCGAGGACCACCTGGCCGTCGCGCCCGAGGCCGATCGCCCCGCCCTCCTCGGCCCCCTCCTGATCGCCGAGCTGGAGGGGCGGCGAGCCGCGGGCGAGGCCCCGGACCCGACGGAATATCACGCCCGCTTCCCCGGCCTCGCCGCCGCCGTGGACGCCGCGTTCGCCGCGGCCGGCCCGCCGCCCGTCACCCTCGCCGGCCTGACGCTCCGGCTCGTCGAGCCCGATCGCCCCGCACGCCCCCCCTTCGCGCTGCCCGACTACGAGGTGCTCGCCGAGCTGGGCCGCGGGGGCATGGGCGTCGTGTACAAGGCGCGGCACCGGCGGCTCAACCGCGTCGTGGCGGTCAAGACCCTGCACGCCGGCTCGGCCGCGCCCGAGGCGATCACCCGCCTGCTGGCCGAGGCCGAGGCGGTGGCCCGCCTGCGGCACCCGCACATCATCCAGGTCCACGGCATCGGCGACTGTGACGGCCGCCCGTTCCTGGAGATGGAGTACGTCCCCGGCGGCTCGCTGGCCGACAGGCTCGACGGCCGGCCCCGGCCGCCCCGGGCGGCCGCCGACCTGGTCGAGGCGCTGGCGAGGGCCCTCCACGAGGCCCATCGGCTGGGCGTGGTCCACCGCGACGTCAAGCCGGCGAACGTCCTTGTGGCCGAGGACGGCACCCCCAAGCTCACGGACTTCGGGCTGGCGAAGCTCCTCGGCGATTCGGACAATCCCGCGGCCGTCACCCGCAGCGGCGCCCTCCTGGGCACCCCGAGCTACATGGCCCCCGAGCAGGCCGCCGGCCGGACCCGCGAGGTCGGGCCGGCGACCGACGTCCACGCCCTGGGCGCGCTGCTGTACGAGCTGACGACCGGCCGCCGGCCGTTCCCCGGCCCGTCGGTCGCCGATGCCCTCGAGCAGGTCCGCTCGTCGGAGCCACCGAGGCCGCGGTCCGTTGCCCCCGGGGTGCCCCGCGATCTCGAGACGATCTGCCTGAAGTGCCTCGAGAAGGACCCCCGGCGGCGCTACGACTCCGCGGCCGCCCTGGCGGAGGACCTGCGGCGATTCCTGGACGGCGAGGTGATCCAGGCGCGCCCCTCGGGCGTCGCGGAGCGGGCCTGGCGGTGGTGCCTCCGCCGGCCGGCCCTGGCGGCCATGGGAGCCGCGGTCGCCCTGCTGCTGGCGGTCATCGCCGTGGGCGCCCCGCTGGCGGCCCTCTCCTGGCGGCACCAGCGCGACCTGGCCCGGGACGCGGCGCGCGACGCGACCGAGAAGCTGTGGCGGTCGTACCTCAACGAGGCCCACGCCACCCGGCTCGGCGGGCGGGAGGGCCGACGGACCGAGGCCCTGGACCTCCTCGCCCGGGCGGCCGCGATCCGCCCGTCCGGTGAGCTCCGCGACGAGGCCATCGCCTGCCTGGCCGTCGCGGACCTCCGCGTCCAGCGCGAGTGGGAGGGGCTGCCCGTCCTGAACACGGGCATCAACTTCGACCCCGAGCTGGCCCGCTACGCGCGGAGCGACGCCCGGGGCACGGTCAGCGTCCGCCGCGTGGCCGACGACGCCGAGCTCCTCAGCCTGCCGGCGCCCGAGCCCCCGGCGCCGGCCACGGCCCTGTCCTTCAGCCCGGACGGCCGGCATCTGGCCGCGATCCACGCCGGCCGAGGCTACGAGCGGCTCCTCCATCGGGTCTGGGACCTCGCCGACCGCCGCCTCGCCCTGGACCTGCCCACCGATCTCCCCGGTGCGGCCTCCGGCTTCAGCCCGGACGGCCGGCTCGTGGCGGTCGGCCGGCCGGGCCGTGCCCTCGAAATCTACGAACTGGCGACCGGCGGGCGGGTAGGCGGGTTCTCGGCGACCCCGGACCTGGCGGACATCGCCTTCCATCCCCTCGGCCGACTCGTCGCGCTCTCGAGCGCCGCCGACCGCGTGGTCCAGGTCCGCGACGTGCAGACCGGCGCCGTCGCGGCCTCCCTGCCCCACCCGACGGGGGCCGTGGGCCTCGCCTGGAGCCCGGATGGCGCGACCCTCGCGTCCGGCGGCGGCGACCACCGGATCCGCCTCTGGGACGTCGCCACGTCCCGGCTGCGAATCGCCCTGGAGGGCCACAGGGCCCCGGTGACACGCCTGTCCTTCCGCCCGTCGGGCGAAGGGCTGATCTCCGGGGGCTGGGACGGCGCGACCCGGCTCTGGGACACCGCCTCCGGCACGTCGCTCGTCACCGCGACCGGCGTGCCGCTCCGCCTGGACGCCGGGGGCCGCCGGCTGGCCTACTACTCCGCCCCGCGCGTCGGCATCCGCGAGGTGGCCGACGGCGACGCGTTCCGGCGGCTCCGGCCCGAGCGGGCCGCGGCCGAGGATGCCGGCCCGGCCCGCGTCCTGGGGGTCGATGTGGACCCCGAAGGCCGCCTCCTGGCGACGGCCGGGAACGAGGGCGTCCGCCTCTGGGACCTCGCGACGTCCCGGGAGGTCGCCCACCTGCCACTGGCCGGGAGCGGGGCCGTCCTGTTCGACGAGCGGGGCCGCAGCCTGATCACCGACGGGGCCCCCGGCCTGAAGATCTGGCCGATCCGCCCCGAATCCGAGGGCACCGCGGCAGCGATCCGGCTCGGCCCGCCGGTCGAGGTCCCGAGGCCGGCCGACCGATCCGACACCCCCTTCGCCTGCCTGAGCCTCGCTGGGTCCTGGCTGACGGCCGCCCATCGCCCTCGCCAGCCGGCCATCGTGCTGGAGCTGGGACGGCCCGATGACTGCCGTCCGATCCCGGACCGGCCCGGGGTCGACGCGGTGGCGCTGAGCCCCGACGCGCGCTGGATCGCCCTCGGCGGCCGGGGCGAGCCCGGGATCCGGATCCGCGAGCGGGAGACCGGCCGGCTCGTGACGACGCTCCCCGGCGGCGTGGAGGGGGCGTCCGGCGTCCGGCTCGCGTTCAGCCCCGACGGCGGGTCGCTCATCACCGGCCTCCAGGCGGACTACCGCTGCTGGCGGGCCGGGACCTGGCAGCTCCTCTGGACGTCCGACCGGGGCCGCCTGCACGAGCGGCCGGGGCCCGTCGCCTTCGCCGCCGACGGCCGCCTGGCGGCGATCACGCCGACCTCCGACATGGTCCGGCTGGTGGACGCCGCCACGGGCCGGGCCGTCGCCGCCCTGGAGAGCCCCGAGCCGGAGGGCGTCCACGCCCTCTGCTTCGCCCCCGACGGCGGCCGGCTCGCGGTGGCGACCGACGGCCGCGCCGTCGCCATCTGGGACCTGCGTCGGCTCCGCCGCCACCTGGCCGAGATGGGCCTCGACTGGGACCTCCCCCCGCTCCCTCCCCCGGCCGCGGGCGAAGGCGGGGGCGGAGGCGAGCCGATCGTCGTGCGGGTCTCCGAGGGCGAGTCGTCATGA